One segment of Marvinbryantia formatexigens DSM 14469 DNA contains the following:
- a CDS encoding carbohydrate ABC transporter permease, with amino-acid sequence MKGINGTKVKRGILGFFMNAILIIFSFSCIFPIIWMFYSSLKEKRAFNADIIGLPKDPTLSNYIRILTNPDYHLGESMWNSVRTTLISIILIVLFSFIVGYILARIKFKMNRVLYVMFLMGMLIPIHSLLVPIYVVFQRCGISNKWFTLILPYVSFGLPMGIFLVEGFVKSVPVSLEEAAAIDGSSFSRTLWTVIFPICRPILVTVAIIQVFSCWNEFSFALVLIKDVSLQTVPLALTQFKGQFASDYPKQMAAMLITMAPIIVLYFAFSKQIIKGMVSGAVKG; translated from the coding sequence ATGAAGGGTATAAATGGTACGAAAGTAAAAAGAGGCATTCTCGGTTTTTTCATGAACGCCATCCTGATTATATTTTCATTTTCCTGCATTTTTCCGATTATCTGGATGTTCTATTCCTCACTGAAGGAAAAGCGCGCATTTAATGCAGATATTATCGGACTTCCGAAGGACCCGACGCTGAGTAACTATATCAGGATTCTCACCAATCCGGATTACCATCTGGGAGAATCCATGTGGAACAGTGTGCGCACGACGCTTATTTCGATCATACTGATCGTGCTGTTCAGCTTTATCGTCGGCTATATTCTGGCAAGAATAAAATTTAAGATGAACCGCGTTTTATACGTGATGTTCCTGATGGGTATGCTGATCCCGATCCACTCTCTGCTGGTTCCGATTTACGTCGTATTCCAGAGATGCGGAATTTCCAACAAATGGTTTACCCTGATTCTGCCTTACGTTTCCTTTGGATTGCCGATGGGGATTTTCCTGGTCGAGGGCTTTGTCAAGTCGGTCCCGGTATCGCTGGAGGAAGCGGCGGCGATTGACGGCAGCAGCTTCAGCCGTACACTGTGGACGGTTATTTTCCCGATCTGCCGTCCGATTCTGGTGACGGTGGCGATTATCCAGGTATTCAGCTGCTGGAATGAATTTTCCTTCGCGCTGGTACTGATCAAGGACGTATCCCTTCAGACCGTGCCTCTGGCGCTGACCCAGTTTAAGGGACAGTTTGCGTCGGATTATCCGAAGCAGATGGCGGCGATGCTGATTACGATGGCGCCGATTATCGTGCTGTACTTCGCATTCAGCAAACAGATTATCAAAGGTATGGTTTCCGGAGCCGTGAAAGGCTGA
- the yicI gene encoding alpha-xylosidase, which yields MKFTEGYWLRSERANGLFAAEAYAVEKIPGGMRVVAPVTRIGSRGDTLNMPVITIEFRACAKGTISVKAWHYEGYDSHLPQFEKKEDIYDADVQISEEEAVLDTGLLKVRVSRKNFGYSFEADGKVLTSCGFRNLGYMRWDRQVSTMYPADNYLTEAHKPYMVNELSLSVGERVYGFGERFTAFVKNGQTVDIWNEDGGTASQLAYKNIPFYMTNRGYGVFVDCSDHVSFEVASEKVEYVGFSVPGESLSYYFFYGPQPKQILNAYTALTGRPALPPAWSFGLWLSTSFTTNYDEETTSFMIDGMAQRGIPLRVFHFDCFWMKAFHWCDFEWDKDCFPDIRGTLARYHEKGLKICVWINPYIAQGTPFFKEGAQNGYLLKRADGKGVWQTDNWQAGMGLVDFTNPDAVRWYTGKLKTLLDCGVDCFKTDFGERIPVNVSYYDGSDPHAMHNYYTFLYNRTVFNLLKEVKGEQEAVLFARSATAGCQQFPVHWGGDCFANYPSMAETLRGGLSFAMSGFSFWSHDISGFESTATPDLYKRWAAFGLLSTHSRLHGSSSYRVPWNFDEEACDVVAFFTKLKCRLMPYLYAKAVEAHREGTPVMRPMVFEFMEDTAVAYIDTQYMLGEALLVAPIFREDSVCEYYLPEGTWTHLLDGGVKEGGIWRKETYDYFSLPLYVRENTLLALGADETRPDYAYEEGMSLRLYQLQDGQTAVCRVPDTAGEIVNVITARRKNAEITLCLEKAAGDIPLTIYDGECTKETVIPAGTGELQVSLED from the coding sequence ATGAAATTTACAGAAGGCTACTGGCTGCGCAGCGAGCGTGCCAACGGACTGTTTGCTGCGGAAGCATATGCGGTTGAAAAGATTCCGGGCGGTATGCGGGTGGTTGCGCCGGTCACAAGAATCGGCAGCAGGGGCGATACGCTGAATATGCCGGTGATTACCATAGAATTCCGGGCGTGCGCGAAAGGGACGATATCCGTAAAGGCATGGCATTATGAGGGCTATGACAGCCATCTTCCGCAGTTTGAAAAAAAGGAGGACATCTATGACGCTGATGTGCAGATAAGCGAAGAGGAGGCGGTGCTCGACACCGGTCTTCTGAAGGTGCGCGTCAGCCGGAAGAATTTTGGCTATTCCTTTGAGGCAGATGGAAAGGTACTGACCTCCTGCGGGTTCCGGAACCTTGGCTATATGCGCTGGGACAGGCAGGTCAGCACCATGTATCCGGCGGATAATTATCTGACGGAAGCTCATAAGCCCTACATGGTGAACGAGCTGTCTCTTTCCGTGGGCGAGCGGGTGTACGGCTTTGGCGAGCGGTTTACGGCTTTTGTGAAAAACGGACAGACGGTGGATATCTGGAATGAGGACGGCGGCACGGCGTCCCAGCTTGCGTACAAAAACATTCCGTTTTATATGACAAACAGAGGCTACGGCGTGTTTGTGGACTGCAGCGATCATGTTTCCTTTGAGGTAGCGAGCGAGAAGGTGGAGTATGTGGGCTTCTCGGTTCCGGGCGAGTCTCTTTCCTATTATTTCTTCTACGGACCGCAGCCGAAGCAGATTCTGAATGCTTACACGGCGCTGACCGGGCGTCCTGCCCTTCCGCCGGCGTGGTCGTTCGGGCTCTGGCTGTCCACTTCTTTTACAACAAATTATGACGAGGAGACGACCAGCTTCATGATTGACGGGATGGCGCAGCGCGGGATTCCGTTGCGGGTGTTCCACTTTGACTGCTTCTGGATGAAGGCTTTCCACTGGTGCGATTTTGAGTGGGATAAGGACTGTTTCCCGGATATCCGGGGCACGCTGGCGCGTTATCATGAAAAGGGACTGAAAATCTGCGTGTGGATCAATCCGTATATTGCCCAGGGAACGCCGTTTTTCAAAGAGGGCGCCCAGAACGGCTATCTGCTGAAGAGGGCGGACGGAAAAGGCGTATGGCAGACGGATAACTGGCAGGCGGGCATGGGACTGGTTGATTTTACAAATCCGGACGCTGTCCGCTGGTATACCGGTAAGCTGAAAACGCTCCTGGACTGCGGGGTGGACTGCTTTAAGACGGATTTCGGCGAGCGGATTCCGGTGAATGTCTCTTATTATGACGGAAGCGACCCGCATGCGATGCACAATTACTATACCTTCCTTTATAACAGGACGGTATTCAACCTGCTGAAGGAAGTAAAGGGCGAGCAGGAGGCTGTGCTGTTTGCGCGGAGCGCGACGGCGGGATGCCAGCAGTTCCCGGTGCACTGGGGCGGCGACTGCTTTGCCAATTATCCGTCGATGGCGGAGACGCTGCGCGGCGGACTCTCCTTTGCCATGAGCGGCTTTTCCTTCTGGAGCCATGATATATCGGGCTTTGAGAGTACGGCGACGCCGGACCTGTATAAGCGGTGGGCGGCTTTTGGTCTGCTCTCGACGCACAGCAGGCTTCACGGCTCCAGCAGCTATCGTGTTCCCTGGAATTTTGACGAGGAGGCGTGCGACGTAGTTGCATTCTTTACGAAGCTGAAATGCAGGCTGATGCCGTACCTTTACGCAAAGGCGGTTGAGGCGCACCGGGAGGGAACGCCGGTGATGCGCCCGATGGTATTTGAGTTTATGGAGGATACAGCCGTGGCTTATATCGATACGCAGTATATGCTGGGCGAGGCGCTGCTGGTGGCTCCCATATTCCGGGAGGATTCCGTGTGCGAATATTATCTGCCGGAGGGAACCTGGACGCATCTGCTCGACGGCGGCGTAAAGGAAGGCGGCATATGGCGCAAAGAGACTTACGATTATTTTTCGCTGCCGCTGTATGTGCGTGAGAATACGCTGCTGGCGCTGGGCGCGGACGAGACGCGGCCGGATTATGCGTATGAAGAGGGAATGTCCCTGCGGCTCTATCAGCTTCAGGACGGACAGACGGCGGTGTGCCGCGTGCCGGATACCGCCGGGGAGATTGTAAACGTGATTACCGCCCGGCGAAAGAATGCAGAGATCACCCTGTGCCTTGAAAAAGCCGCCGGGGATATCCCGCTTACCATATATGACGGGGAATGCACAAAGGAGACGGTGATTCCGGCGGGAACCGGAGAACTTCAGGTTTCACTGGAGGACTGA
- a CDS encoding beta-mannosidase, whose product MITQSLNGIWRMRRVGDDGFQEAVVPGTVYTDLLRNGQMEDPFFKDNEQKALKLMDEDYEYVTEFPCGGGLSACDRVLLHFDGIDTLADIYLNGVHLGDACNMHRIWEFEVKQLLRPEKNELRVVLHSPTKYIAEAFKVSQTHGSEDAMDGFVNIRKAHCMFGWDWGAHLPDAGLFRPVTLLGIDEARLESVYIRQEHGADAVTLHFEVEASGGGCGKADARGLHYEAETDGGGCGKADAQGLHYEVTVTAPDGTKITAAGSPGKLVIENPQLWWPNGYGEQNLYTVEVALYAGAEACGDQMEHQTQPRAKKLDVWERRIGLRTMTVHREKDQWGESFAFQVNGIDIFAMGADYIPEDHLLGRVTPQTTRTLLEKAKWANFNCIRVWGGGYYPEDWFYDICDELGLVVWQDFMFACALYDLTPEFEANIRAEFIDNIKRLRHHASLGLWCGNNEMEQFVFERNEWLTKPQEVRDYFLMYERIIPEILQKYDPQTFYWPASPSSGGSLDFPQDPDRGDVHYWEVWHGNKPFTEYRKYFFRFVSEFGFQSFPAMKTIEQISDDPSDYNIFSYVMEKHQRNGSANGKIMNYMQQTYRYPSDFRTVLYASQLLQADAIRYGVEHFRRNRGRCMGAVYWQLNDCWPVASWSSVDYCGRLKALHYYAGRFFAPLLLSCEEQGLMTSGKDLNREHFTFEKSIRLNVANETREEAVVTVRYALRNPKAEILRSGEEKVMVPALTSVWLDKVEFPDADIYTEYISYELEKDGEILSDGTVNFSYPKYFRYEDPELTYRLIGDEIEVSAKAYAKSVEILNEEENLLLSDNYFDMNAGTKRVKILGGEPVGIRLRSVYDIK is encoded by the coding sequence ATGATAACACAGAGTTTAAACGGTATCTGGCGGATGCGCCGCGTGGGAGACGATGGCTTTCAGGAGGCTGTTGTTCCCGGAACGGTTTATACTGATCTGCTCAGAAACGGGCAGATGGAGGACCCGTTTTTTAAGGATAACGAGCAGAAGGCGCTGAAGCTGATGGATGAAGACTACGAGTATGTGACAGAATTTCCCTGCGGAGGCGGACTGTCTGCGTGCGACCGTGTTCTGCTGCACTTTGACGGAATCGATACGCTGGCGGATATTTATCTGAACGGAGTGCATCTGGGGGACGCCTGCAATATGCACCGCATCTGGGAGTTTGAGGTGAAGCAGCTTTTAAGACCGGAGAAAAATGAGCTGCGCGTCGTCCTGCACTCCCCGACAAAATATATCGCAGAAGCTTTTAAGGTGAGCCAAACGCACGGCTCCGAGGATGCGATGGACGGCTTTGTTAATATCCGCAAGGCGCACTGCATGTTTGGCTGGGACTGGGGCGCACATTTGCCCGACGCCGGACTGTTCCGTCCGGTCACGCTGCTCGGCATCGATGAGGCGAGACTGGAGAGCGTTTACATCCGGCAGGAGCACGGGGCGGATGCGGTGACGCTGCATTTTGAAGTGGAGGCGTCCGGCGGCGGATGCGGCAAAGCGGATGCGCGGGGACTGCATTATGAGGCGGAGACAGACGGCGGCGGATGCGGCAAAGCGGACGCGCAGGGACTGCATTATGAGGTGACGGTCACGGCGCCGGACGGCACGAAGATAACGGCTGCGGGCAGCCCCGGAAAGCTTGTGATAGAAAATCCGCAGCTCTGGTGGCCGAACGGCTACGGAGAGCAGAATCTGTATACCGTGGAGGTTGCACTGTATGCCGGGGCGGAGGCGTGTGGAGACCAGATGGAACATCAGACGCAGCCCCGCGCGAAAAAACTGGATGTCTGGGAGAGAAGAATCGGTCTGCGGACCATGACGGTACACCGCGAGAAGGACCAGTGGGGCGAATCCTTTGCCTTCCAGGTGAACGGCATCGACATTTTTGCGATGGGAGCGGATTATATTCCGGAGGACCATCTGCTTGGCAGAGTGACGCCGCAGACCACCCGCACCCTGCTGGAAAAGGCGAAATGGGCGAATTTCAACTGTATCCGCGTCTGGGGCGGCGGCTACTATCCGGAGGACTGGTTTTATGATATCTGCGACGAGCTTGGTCTTGTCGTTTGGCAGGATTTCATGTTCGCCTGCGCGCTGTACGATTTGACACCGGAGTTTGAGGCGAATATCCGGGCGGAATTTATTGACAATATCAAACGGCTGCGCCATCATGCGAGCCTGGGACTGTGGTGCGGAAATAATGAGATGGAGCAGTTTGTGTTCGAACGCAATGAGTGGCTGACGAAGCCGCAGGAGGTGCGCGATTATTTCCTGATGTACGAGCGCATCATTCCGGAAATTCTGCAAAAATATGACCCGCAGACCTTCTACTGGCCGGCGAGCCCGTCGTCCGGCGGCAGCCTGGATTTTCCGCAGGACCCGGACCGGGGCGACGTGCATTACTGGGAGGTATGGCATGGCAATAAGCCGTTTACAGAGTACCGGAAGTATTTCTTCCGCTTTGTGTCGGAGTTTGGCTTCCAGTCCTTCCCGGCGATGAAAACGATTGAACAGATCAGCGATGACCCGTCCGACTATAATATCTTCTCCTATGTTATGGAGAAGCATCAGCGCAACGGCAGCGCGAACGGAAAGATTATGAACTACATGCAGCAGACGTACCGGTACCCGTCGGATTTCCGGACAGTTCTGTACGCTTCGCAGCTTTTGCAGGCGGACGCCATCCGCTACGGGGTGGAGCATTTCCGCAGAAACAGGGGACGCTGCATGGGAGCGGTATACTGGCAGCTTAATGACTGCTGGCCGGTAGCTTCCTGGTCGTCGGTGGATTACTGCGGGCGTCTGAAAGCGCTGCATTATTACGCCGGAAGATTTTTTGCTCCGCTGCTGTTATCCTGCGAGGAGCAGGGACTGATGACCTCCGGCAAGGACCTGAACCGGGAGCATTTTACGTTTGAAAAATCTATCCGCCTTAATGTGGCAAATGAAACCAGAGAGGAGGCGGTGGTGACGGTGCGTTATGCCCTGCGCAATCCGAAAGCGGAAATCCTGCGCAGCGGGGAAGAAAAAGTAATGGTGCCGGCGCTGACCAGCGTGTGGCTGGATAAGGTGGAATTTCCGGATGCCGATATTTACACGGAATACATCAGCTACGAGCTGGAAAAGGACGGGGAGATTCTCTCGGACGGAACCGTAAACTTTTCCTATCCGAAGTATTTCCGCTATGAAGATCCGGAACTTACGTACCGGCTGATTGGCGATGAGATAGAGGTTTCCGCGAAAGCTTACGCAAAGAGCGTGGAGATTCTCAACGAAGAAGAAAATCTGCTTCTGAGTGATAATTACTTTGATATGAATGCCGGTACAAAGCGTGTAAAGATTCTTGGCGGGGAGCCGGTGGGAATCCGCCTGCGCAGCGTTTACGATATTAAATAA
- a CDS encoding sensor histidine kinase → MRDVWSFLLGLAVGLCAAFSIYRRYRAQRQELRRLNEEIDQILHGNTHLELSRFREGDINVLRDEIYKMTVRLREQTERLSEDKCNLADALADISHQIRTPLTSLNLMNARLMGGGLTGEERQRICLDMRKMLERIEWLVTSLLKMSKLEADAITFNIEEIRMEEFAGAALEPFRIQAEIRDIHLETAGEADVSFRGDRAWTLEAVGNIIKNCMEYTPEGGSILVAWEENPLYVQIAVTDSGPGIAPEDLPHLFERFYRGKNAGEGSFGIGLSLAQMIVSRENGVIRAENAPEGGSRFAVRFYKSTV, encoded by the coding sequence GTGAGAGACGTGTGGAGTTTTTTGCTGGGGCTGGCAGTGGGGCTGTGCGCGGCGTTTTCTATATACCGGCGATACCGCGCGCAGCGGCAGGAGCTGCGCAGGCTGAATGAGGAAATTGACCAGATTCTGCATGGAAATACGCATCTGGAGCTGAGCCGGTTCCGCGAGGGAGATATCAATGTCCTGCGCGACGAGATTTATAAAATGACGGTGCGCCTGCGGGAGCAGACGGAGCGGCTTTCGGAGGATAAGTGTAATCTGGCGGACGCCCTGGCGGACATTTCCCATCAGATTCGCACGCCGCTTACTTCTCTGAATCTGATGAACGCCCGGCTTATGGGCGGCGGGCTGACCGGGGAGGAGCGGCAGCGCATCTGTCTGGATATGCGCAAAATGCTGGAGCGGATTGAATGGCTGGTGACATCGCTTCTGAAGATGTCGAAGCTGGAGGCGGACGCGATTACCTTTAATATAGAAGAAATCCGCATGGAAGAGTTTGCGGGGGCGGCGCTGGAGCCGTTTCGCATCCAGGCGGAAATCCGCGATATCCATCTGGAAACAGCGGGGGAAGCGGATGTCTCTTTCCGGGGAGACCGCGCCTGGACGCTGGAGGCTGTCGGGAATATTATTAAAAACTGCATGGAGTATACGCCGGAGGGCGGCAGCATCCTTGTTGCCTGGGAGGAAAATCCGCTGTATGTGCAGATAGCGGTGACGGACAGCGGACCCGGCATTGCACCGGAGGATCTGCCGCATCTGTTTGAGCGCTTTTACCGCGGGAAAAATGCCGGGGAAGGGAGCTTTGGCATCGGGCTGTCGCTGGCGCAGATGATCGTCAGCCGCGAAAACGGCGTCATCCGCGCGGAAAATGCGCCGGAGGGCGGAAGCCGCTTTGCTGTGCGGTTCTATAAAAGTACGGTGTGA
- a CDS encoding ABC transporter ATP-binding protein: protein MEILKVEHLSKVYGKGENAVAALRDVSFSVDKGEFVAIIGSSGSGKSTLIHLIGGVDRPTGGKVFVDGKDVYAQDEEALAIFRRRQVGLIYQFYNLIPVLDVVENMTLPVLMDGRQVNEERLQEMLDILGLENRRHHLPNQLSGGQQQRVSIGRALMNAPALVLADEPTGNLDSANSREIMQLLRYSNEKYRQTMIVITHDESIALQADRVLELEDGSIVRNEVIRR, encoded by the coding sequence ATGGAGATATTGAAGGTAGAGCATCTGTCGAAGGTGTATGGAAAAGGGGAAAACGCGGTGGCTGCCCTGCGGGATGTGTCCTTTTCCGTGGACAAAGGGGAATTCGTGGCGATCATCGGTTCCTCCGGTTCCGGAAAATCAACGCTGATCCATCTGATCGGCGGGGTGGACCGTCCGACGGGCGGAAAGGTTTTTGTGGACGGCAAAGATGTTTACGCGCAGGACGAGGAGGCGCTGGCGATCTTCCGGCGCAGGCAGGTGGGGTTGATCTATCAGTTCTACAATCTGATCCCGGTGCTGGATGTGGTGGAGAATATGACCTTACCGGTGCTGATGGACGGCAGACAGGTAAACGAAGAGCGTCTGCAGGAAATGCTGGACATTCTCGGTCTGGAGAATCGTAGGCATCATCTGCCGAACCAGCTTTCTGGAGGACAGCAGCAGAGGGTTTCTATTGGAAGAGCGCTGATGAACGCACCCGCCCTGGTGCTCGCGGATGAGCCGACGGGAAATCTGGACTCGGCAAACAGCCGGGAGATCATGCAGCTTCTGCGCTATTCTAATGAAAAGTACCGGCAGACGATGATCGTGATCACCCATGACGAGAGCATTGCACTGCAGGCGGACCGCGTGCTGGAGCTGGAGGACGGGAGCATTGTGCGAAATGAGGTGATCCGCAGATGA
- a CDS encoding ABC transporter permease yields the protein MKNIFFVITLKTMRQNRARTIVTIIGVILSTAMITAVTTFGMSILGFLRDYEIERSGNWHVMAQSVPTEKVTELTGDERVEAAVRMEELGCIKWDKAMDKGNAWGYLCLESLPAERQDMLPVTLREGRMPENENEIIIPSYLAVNEPAGEETKVGDVLEVEAGDVYIDGERLSPAVYVENELAGTETLENTRKLMLTVVGVYDYVLFETYWNAIATFMVYCGPVSQPSAYADVLVRMKDAREVYRFAEDMEGIAKKYSFNSSLLQWEGAADNSNYQSVLTGLVAIVTGLIMVGAVSLIYNAFSISLRERTTQFGLLSSIGATKRQLRRSLLYEAFYVSIIGIPVGVLSGIVGIGITLRYVSYGITGMMHGVQRQIALRTSAPVLALTVLLALLTVLLSAWVPSRRVSKISPIEAIRASRDIRVPPQKTPAKRGLAGLFGLSGMLADKNYRRDRKKYRSTIFSLTLSIVLFVSAMSVSDALKRTGSFVLEAPEVELQYVIDSYPEGQTRESIRTLLTEQDGVQKVICYQRGVRYLGFTQKVLEEQVEMKDYSTPTLLEGEQAGAVLAYVLILPDDLFDAALRGQGLDPADYHGQETLTAAVYDTYRYFNPETERYERYEMFSELPAACEMGWLETIQKTGSGTDDETGAEKESGGKETLVLNRQNSLVLQGRLQELPEGIVDSYENSPRVLVPESEAQRWNLTAEESGGFSERFSIMCSDYRTLYEKLEEDGKEMGLPDVSEQTLLNLAAQYEQDRSFLMAMDILSFGFVTLLTLVAAANAFNTISTNLLLRRREFAMLRSMGMSGRGLKKKMCFESILYTLHSILPGAILATGVSYLVYLVLHVGADTVFRIPWAAIGLAAAGVFVIVSGTIALTMRKIQKADICEELKMNE from the coding sequence ATGAAAAATATTTTTTTTGTCATCACCTTAAAAACAATGCGCCAGAACCGCGCACGGACGATCGTCACCATTATCGGCGTTATTCTGTCGACGGCGATGATTACGGCGGTGACGACCTTTGGAATGAGCATTCTCGGATTTCTGCGCGATTATGAAATCGAACGGAGCGGAAACTGGCACGTCATGGCGCAAAGCGTTCCCACGGAAAAGGTGACAGAGCTCACCGGGGATGAGCGTGTGGAGGCTGCCGTACGCATGGAGGAGCTCGGCTGCATAAAATGGGATAAGGCGATGGATAAAGGAAACGCCTGGGGTTATCTCTGCCTGGAGAGTCTTCCGGCAGAACGGCAGGATATGTTACCTGTTACGCTGCGGGAGGGAAGAATGCCGGAAAATGAGAACGAAATCATTATCCCGTCGTATCTGGCGGTCAATGAGCCGGCCGGAGAGGAGACAAAGGTCGGCGATGTGCTGGAGGTGGAGGCGGGAGACGTTTATATAGACGGTGAGCGCCTTTCTCCGGCAGTCTATGTGGAAAACGAGCTGGCGGGAACGGAAACGCTGGAAAATACCAGGAAGCTGATGCTGACGGTAGTGGGCGTGTACGATTACGTTCTGTTTGAGACATACTGGAATGCTATCGCCACATTTATGGTGTATTGCGGTCCGGTTTCTCAGCCGTCTGCGTATGCGGATGTGCTGGTGCGCATGAAGGATGCGCGGGAGGTTTACCGCTTTGCAGAGGACATGGAGGGAATCGCAAAGAAGTATTCTTTTAACAGCTCGCTGCTGCAGTGGGAGGGCGCGGCTGACAACAGTAATTATCAGAGCGTACTGACAGGGCTGGTGGCGATTGTGACCGGACTGATTATGGTGGGAGCAGTTTCACTGATTTACAATGCATTTTCCATTTCCCTGCGGGAGCGGACGACGCAGTTTGGACTGCTTTCTTCCATCGGCGCGACAAAAAGACAGCTTCGCCGGTCACTGCTTTATGAGGCGTTTTATGTAAGTATTATCGGGATTCCTGTCGGTGTGCTTTCGGGAATCGTGGGAATCGGCATCACGCTGCGGTATGTCAGCTACGGAATTACCGGGATGATGCACGGCGTGCAGCGCCAGATCGCGCTGAGAACGTCGGCGCCGGTGCTTGCGCTTACCGTGCTGCTGGCGCTGCTGACGGTGCTTCTGTCTGCCTGGGTGCCGTCCCGGCGCGTCAGCAAAATCTCTCCGATAGAGGCGATCCGCGCCAGCCGGGATATCAGGGTTCCGCCGCAGAAGACGCCGGCAAAGAGAGGATTGGCGGGACTGTTCGGGCTCTCCGGTATGCTTGCCGACAAAAATTACCGCAGAGACCGCAAAAAATACCGGAGTACGATTTTCTCACTCACGCTCAGCATTGTACTGTTTGTCTCGGCAATGAGCGTCAGCGATGCGCTGAAAAGAACCGGCTCCTTTGTTCTGGAGGCGCCGGAGGTGGAGCTACAGTATGTGATCGACAGCTATCCGGAAGGGCAGACGCGGGAGAGCATCCGGACGCTTCTTACAGAGCAGGACGGCGTGCAGAAGGTGATCTGCTATCAGAGAGGCGTCCGGTATCTGGGATTTACGCAGAAGGTGCTGGAGGAGCAGGTGGAAATGAAGGATTACAGTACGCCGACGCTGCTTGAAGGAGAGCAGGCGGGAGCGGTTCTGGCGTATGTTCTCATCCTGCCGGACGATTTGTTTGACGCGGCGCTGCGGGGACAGGGGCTGGACCCGGCGGATTATCACGGACAGGAGACGCTGACGGCGGCGGTCTATGACACATACCGGTATTTTAACCCGGAAACGGAGCGCTATGAGCGGTATGAAATGTTTTCAGAGCTTCCGGCGGCATGTGAGATGGGATGGCTGGAAACGATACAGAAAACGGGAAGCGGTACAGACGATGAGACCGGTGCAGAGAAGGAAAGCGGCGGAAAGGAAACGCTGGTGCTGAACCGGCAGAATTCTCTGGTGCTGCAGGGCAGGCTGCAGGAGCTGCCGGAGGGAATCGTGGACAGCTATGAGAATTCTCCCCGCGTGCTGGTGCCGGAGAGCGAGGCGCAGCGCTGGAATCTGACGGCGGAGGAATCCGGGGGATTCTCCGAACGTTTTTCAATCATGTGCAGCGATTACCGGACTCTGTATGAGAAGCTGGAGGAGGACGGGAAAGAGATGGGGCTGCCGGATGTCAGCGAGCAGACGCTGCTCAATCTGGCGGCGCAGTACGAGCAGGACAGAAGCTTTCTGATGGCGATGGATATCCTGTCCTTTGGGTTTGTGACGCTGCTGACGCTGGTGGCGGCGGCAAATGCGTTCAACACGATTTCCACCAATCTGCTGCTTCGCCGCCGGGAGTTTGCGATGCTGCGCTCGATGGGAATGTCGGGGCGCGGTCTGAAAAAAAAGATGTGCTTCGAGAGTATTCTGTATACGCTGCACTCCATCCTGCCGGGAGCTATCCTGGCAACGGGCGTCAGCTATCTGGTGTATCTGGTGCTCCATGTGGGAGCGGATACGGTATTCCGTATTCCGTGGGCGGCGATCGGGCTTGCCGCGGCGGGCGTATTTGTGATTGTATCGGGAACCATTGCTCTGACCATGCGGAAAATACAGAAGGCGGATATCTGCGAAGAACTGAAAATGAATGAATAG
- a CDS encoding biotin transporter BioY, with protein sequence MENKKRISTRNVVFTGMFVAVLAVLSQIAIPMPSGVPVTLQTFAVALTAYVLGWKMGTAATAVYILLGAVGVPVFANFSGGADKLVGMTGGFIWGFLFMVILCGLGMKQKNKILLVVLSAAGLAICHLLGIFQFMAVMEMEFVPAALAVSVPYLVKDIISVVLAYFVALAVRRGLSAANLAYGM encoded by the coding sequence ATGGAAAACAAAAAAAGAATTTCAACAAGAAATGTAGTTTTTACCGGCATGTTTGTAGCGGTGCTGGCGGTACTTTCGCAGATAGCGATTCCGATGCCGTCCGGTGTTCCGGTGACGCTGCAGACCTTTGCGGTGGCGCTGACGGCGTATGTGCTCGGCTGGAAAATGGGGACGGCGGCGACAGCGGTCTACATACTGCTCGGCGCGGTGGGCGTTCCGGTATTTGCAAATTTCAGCGGCGGCGCGGACAAGCTGGTCGGCATGACCGGCGGTTTCATCTGGGGCTTTCTGTTTATGGTGATTCTGTGCGGGCTGGGAATGAAGCAGAAAAATAAAATCCTCCTCGTGGTATTAAGCGCGGCGGGGCTGGCAATCTGCCATCTGCTCGGCATCTTCCAGTTTATGGCGGTGATGGAAATGGAGTTTGTTCCGGCGGCGCTGGCGGTTTCCGTACCGTACCTGGTAAAGGACATTATCTCGGTAGTGCTGGCATATTTCGTGGCGCTGGCGGTGCGCAGAGGACTTTCTGCGGCGAACCTGGCTTATGGAATGTAG